One window from the genome of Methyloradius palustris encodes:
- a CDS encoding zinc dependent phospholipase C family protein, with the protein MLHSRCELTLRNMKVKAHLSKLVWLLPFALYSAEANAWGLVTHLYFAQSLLWAMPLLDPRLQKAIKQFPELVMAGACLPDLAIVSNAFRHTHHWENAHHLLASADTDEELAIAIGYASHLYVDVIAHNHFVPAHEAMWLQNSMITHIASEWAMDAHLSPLMDTSPGKVLNKHRKTLIKFIAPRFRCSETRANIGLQRLAFWDNVLRFVRLPHVIYGCVRLADSRTFKHFTYYIAKTQTAISNIGLVLNGYRPDFEPELKHLSIDEMIEWRKECLSHLKLQHPSPIKYFNELLRS; encoded by the coding sequence ATGTTACATTCACGCTGCGAACTCACATTACGCAACATGAAAGTAAAGGCTCATTTATCAAAGCTCGTGTGGTTATTACCATTCGCTTTGTATTCAGCAGAGGCCAACGCATGGGGCTTGGTTACCCACCTTTATTTCGCTCAATCTTTATTGTGGGCCATGCCACTGCTTGACCCACGCCTGCAAAAAGCCATCAAGCAATTCCCCGAACTGGTGATGGCAGGTGCCTGTTTGCCAGACCTGGCAATAGTCTCCAACGCGTTTCGCCATACACATCACTGGGAAAATGCACACCATCTACTTGCCAGTGCAGATACTGATGAAGAACTGGCCATTGCCATCGGCTATGCCAGCCATTTATATGTGGATGTCATCGCGCATAACCACTTTGTCCCCGCCCACGAAGCCATGTGGCTACAAAACAGCATGATCACGCATATTGCCTCAGAGTGGGCGATGGATGCGCATTTATCGCCATTGATGGATACGTCCCCAGGCAAAGTATTGAACAAACACCGCAAGACCTTAATCAAGTTTATTGCACCAAGATTCAGGTGCTCCGAGACCCGCGCCAATATTGGCCTGCAGCGGCTGGCTTTTTGGGATAATGTGCTGCGCTTTGTACGTTTACCACATGTTATTTATGGCTGCGTACGATTAGCAGATAGCCGCACATTTAAACATTTCACCTACTACATCGCCAAAACTCAAACCGCCATTAGCAACATAGGCTTGGTGTTGAATGGCTACCGTCCTGATTTTGAACCAGAACTTAAACATCTGAGTATTGATGAAATGATTGAATGGCGTAAAGAATGCCTATCACACCTGAAGCTGCAACACCCATCACCTATTAAATACTTTAATGAGCTATTACGTTCTTAA
- a CDS encoding phosphatase PAP2 family protein codes for MTTHKMALYVNRIMAYDSALCVRVNRTSHNKLVRMWFRLISRLGDGIFWYTIMAGIMLTQGSAGLTPTIHMALAGLTGTLVYKWLKGKTLRPRPYEVHTDIWLTGRPLDRFSFPSGHTLHAVAFCTVALAYYPMLDWLLLPFTLMVGMSRVILGLHYPSDVLAGAAIGGLIAGLSFLI; via the coding sequence ATGACAACGCATAAAATGGCTTTATATGTGAATCGCATCATGGCTTACGACAGCGCGCTGTGCGTCCGTGTAAACCGCACTAGCCACAACAAGCTGGTACGTATGTGGTTCAGGCTTATCAGTCGGCTGGGTGACGGTATTTTCTGGTACACCATTATGGCAGGCATCATGCTGACACAAGGTTCAGCTGGCCTGACTCCTACCATCCACATGGCGCTGGCTGGATTAACAGGCACACTGGTTTACAAATGGTTAAAAGGTAAAACACTTCGTCCACGTCCTTATGAAGTGCATACAGATATCTGGCTAACAGGCCGCCCACTTGATCGATTCAGCTTTCCATCAGGCCATACCTTGCATGCTGTGGCTTTCTGTACGGTAGCTTTGGCTTACTACCCGATGTTGGATTGGCTGCTCCTGCCGTTTACATTGATGGTTGGTATGTCACGTGTGATATTGGGCTTGCATTACCCGAGTGATGTGCTGGCTGGTGCTGCTATCGGTGGCCTGATTGCTGGATTGTCTTTCCTGATCTAG